The following are encoded in a window of Shewanella psychrotolerans genomic DNA:
- the kdsA gene encoding 3-deoxy-8-phosphooctulonate synthase: MSNKTIKLGSIEIANDKPFVLFGGMNVLESRDLAMKIAETYAEVTQKLGIPYVFKASFDKANRSSVNSYRGPGMEEGLKIFQEIKSTFNLPLITDVHETHQCAPVAEVVDIIQLPAFLARQTDLVVAMAKTGAIINVKKPQFLAPHEMRHIITKFNEAGNDEIILCERGSSFGYNNLVVDMLGMDEMKQSGYPVIFDATHALQRPGGRSDSAGGRRAQATELARSGMALSLAGLFIEAHPDPDNAKCDGPCALPLHQLENYLTQMKAIDDLVKSFAPIDTSK; the protein is encoded by the coding sequence ATGAGTAATAAAACCATTAAGTTAGGTAGTATTGAGATTGCAAACGATAAACCGTTTGTCTTGTTTGGCGGTATGAATGTGCTCGAATCTCGTGATTTGGCCATGAAGATCGCAGAAACCTATGCCGAAGTTACTCAGAAGTTGGGTATTCCTTATGTGTTTAAGGCCTCTTTTGATAAGGCCAATCGCTCGTCGGTAAACTCTTACCGTGGCCCTGGAATGGAAGAGGGGTTAAAGATTTTTCAAGAGATTAAGTCGACCTTTAACTTGCCGCTGATCACCGATGTTCATGAAACACATCAGTGTGCACCAGTTGCCGAGGTGGTTGATATTATTCAGCTACCGGCTTTTTTAGCACGCCAAACAGATCTTGTGGTTGCTATGGCTAAAACTGGCGCCATTATTAACGTGAAAAAACCACAGTTTTTAGCGCCCCACGAGATGCGTCATATCATCACCAAGTTTAATGAAGCGGGTAATGATGAGATCATCCTGTGTGAGCGTGGTTCAAGTTTTGGTTATAACAACCTAGTGGTTGATATGCTTGGTATGGATGAGATGAAGCAATCGGGTTACCCAGTGATCTTTGATGCTACCCATGCGTTGCAGCGCCCAGGTGGACGTAGCGATAGCGCTGGTGGACGCCGAGCTCAAGCAACTGAGCTTGCTCGCAGTGGTATGGCATTAAGCTTAGCGGGTTTGTTTATTGAGGCTCATCCAGATCCTGATAATGCTAAGTGTGATGGCCCTTGCGCATTGCCACTGCATCAGCTTGAAAACTACCTCACTCAGATGAAGGCTATTGATGATTTGGTGAAATCTTTCGCACCGATCGACACCAGTAAGTAG
- a CDS encoding DUF819 domain-containing protein, with translation MSSTALVSNDATGLGLLAVILGFVFYTNSSSHPFWVKFYRFIPALLLCYFLPSLLNSFNILDGDTSKLYFVASRYLLPACLVLLILSVDLKAIMSLGPKAIVMFLTGTVGIVIGGPIALLIISTINPDVLGVSGPDAIWRGMTTLAGSWIGGGANQAAMKEIYEAGGSIFSIMVTVDVIVANIWMAVLLFMASKAKEIDARTGADTRAIETLKQKVEKYHAENARIPSLRDLMMIVAVGFGITGLAHMIADFLGPFFETNYPWTRDYSLTSKFFWLIVTVTTIGLAMSFSPVRHLEAAGASKVASAFLYILVATIGLHMDVFKLFDPANLWYFAIGIIWMIVHAGFMLLVAKLIKAPLFYMAVGSQANVGGAASAPVVAAAFHPALAPVGVLLAVLGYAVGTYMAWLCGQILQVVAA, from the coding sequence ATGAGCAGTACAGCACTAGTCAGCAATGATGCCACGGGTCTAGGCCTATTAGCAGTAATATTGGGTTTCGTTTTTTATACCAATAGCAGCAGCCATCCATTTTGGGTGAAATTTTATCGTTTTATTCCTGCACTACTACTGTGTTACTTTCTTCCCTCTTTACTCAATTCATTCAATATCCTTGATGGCGATACGTCAAAGCTCTATTTTGTCGCCTCGCGTTACCTGTTACCTGCGTGTTTAGTACTGCTAATCTTAAGTGTTGATCTTAAGGCTATTATGAGCCTTGGCCCCAAAGCTATCGTGATGTTTTTAACTGGGACAGTGGGGATTGTAATTGGTGGGCCAATTGCACTGTTGATTATATCAACGATTAACCCTGATGTGCTTGGTGTTAGTGGCCCCGATGCAATATGGCGTGGAATGACCACGCTTGCCGGCAGTTGGATTGGCGGCGGTGCGAATCAAGCTGCGATGAAAGAGATCTATGAAGCGGGTGGCAGTATTTTTTCTATCATGGTGACGGTAGATGTGATTGTTGCCAACATTTGGATGGCGGTATTGCTGTTTATGGCTTCGAAGGCCAAAGAGATCGATGCCAGAACTGGCGCCGACACTCGGGCGATTGAAACCTTAAAACAAAAGGTTGAAAAATATCATGCCGAAAATGCCCGCATTCCAAGTCTACGTGATTTGATGATGATAGTGGCGGTCGGTTTTGGTATTACCGGCCTTGCGCACATGATTGCCGATTTCTTAGGTCCGTTTTTCGAAACCAACTACCCTTGGACTCGCGATTACAGTTTAACCTCTAAGTTTTTCTGGTTAATTGTGACAGTAACCACGATCGGATTGGCAATGTCTTTTAGCCCTGTACGTCATTTAGAAGCCGCTGGTGCCTCTAAAGTCGCTTCGGCTTTCTTGTATATCTTGGTCGCCACTATCGGCCTACATATGGATGTGTTTAAGCTATTTGATCCCGCTAATCTTTGGTACTTTGCCATCGGTATTATTTGGATGATAGTGCACGCAGGCTTTATGTTGCTGGTAGCAAAGTTAATTAAAGCGCCGTTGTTTTATATGGCGGTGGGCAGTCAAGCCAATGTTGGTGGGGCTGCATCGGCACCCGTTGTGGCTGCTGCATTCCACCCTGCGCTCGCGCCAGTCGGTGTGTTATTAGCGGTGTTAGGCTATGCTGTAGGCACTTATATGGCTTGGTTGTGTGGTCAGATCTTGCAAGTCGTCGCCGCTTAG
- a CDS encoding transglutaminase family protein, translating to MTQMILNDELSLPESAFDITEHLGFSKKETAKWAWLELAGSVLSQYLVDRNDRLNALIKWFYQDLGFCARDSYFSVEAADLACCVTSRQGNSTTLSTLLILLAKQLDLVLEPLLLPGNTVLCSRIDKQVRYIDPLTGNDITKHQLHVLVRGELGNGAPFKPRYLKPATIKRLLSRMLHELKAGAILSHQFESAMECCNLLLQWHSDDLNLNRERAFIAQQLGCISVAAADLQHFVDNSPHDPVTELVKLQLKELNEDQEVYH from the coding sequence ATGACACAAATGATCCTTAATGATGAACTCTCATTACCAGAGAGTGCGTTTGACATTACAGAGCATTTAGGTTTTTCCAAAAAAGAAACCGCGAAGTGGGCGTGGCTAGAGCTAGCGGGTTCAGTGCTGAGTCAGTATCTGGTTGACCGTAATGATAGGCTTAATGCCTTAATTAAGTGGTTTTATCAAGATTTAGGATTCTGTGCTAGAGATTCATACTTTAGTGTTGAAGCGGCTGACTTAGCTTGTTGTGTTACGAGCCGCCAGGGTAATAGTACGACTTTATCGACATTGTTGATATTGCTTGCTAAACAGCTAGATTTGGTGTTAGAGCCGTTACTGCTGCCTGGTAATACAGTGCTTTGCAGTCGTATCGATAAGCAGGTGAGGTATATTGACCCGTTAACGGGGAATGATATTACTAAGCATCAATTGCATGTATTGGTTCGAGGGGAGTTAGGTAATGGTGCGCCCTTTAAGCCGCGTTACTTAAAGCCTGCGACGATTAAACGCTTGCTGTCTCGTATGCTGCATGAGCTCAAAGCTGGGGCGATTCTATCGCATCAATTTGAGAGTGCGATGGAGTGCTGTAATTTACTATTACAGTGGCACAGCGATGATTTAAATCTTAATCGTGAACGGGCTTTCATTGCACAGCAATTAGGTTGTATCAGTGTGGCAGCTGCTGATTTACAGCATTTTGTCGACAATAGTCCCCACGATCCTGTCACCGAACTGGTGAAATTACAGCTAAAAGAGCTTAATGAGGATCAAGAGGTCTATCACTAA
- a CDS encoding SirB2 family protein, with protein sequence MDSLYPAIKHIHLTFIALSVLFFIVRFTLHLKQSPIMEKKFVKIAPHVIDTFLLLSGLTLCFIVKQYPFQDAWLTEKIFAVVAYIFLATIALKANRNKLFKVFAALGAIAWIVYAAKIAMFKQAILMS encoded by the coding sequence ATGGACAGTTTATACCCTGCTATTAAGCATATTCACCTTACGTTTATTGCCCTGAGTGTGCTGTTTTTTATTGTGCGTTTTACATTACATTTAAAACAGTCACCGATCATGGAAAAGAAGTTCGTTAAGATCGCGCCGCATGTTATCGATACTTTCCTTTTGCTATCGGGTTTAACATTATGTTTTATCGTTAAGCAGTATCCATTTCAAGATGCTTGGCTTACCGAAAAGATCTTTGCCGTCGTCGCTTATATCTTCCTGGCAACCATAGCTTTGAAGGCCAATCGTAATAAATTATTCAAGGTTTTCGCTGCATTAGGAGCGATTGCGTGGATAGTTTACGCTGCGAAAATTGCGATGTTTAAACAAGCTATATTAATGAGTTAA
- a CDS encoding GNAT family N-acetyltransferase has product MTIEFTHDNSNEFADAVKQKIAEFNWQHWEVSERLPLGLKLEDEQGTLLAGLSARTFGNWLMIDNLWVSDALRGQQIGSQILNEAEHIAKERGCIYAILDTLNFQAKPFYESRGYQLQWTLEAYPATGCKYFMTKALSSVQTNN; this is encoded by the coding sequence ATGACTATTGAATTTACACACGACAACTCAAATGAGTTTGCCGATGCCGTTAAACAAAAAATTGCCGAGTTTAACTGGCAACATTGGGAGGTCAGCGAGCGCTTACCACTCGGTCTAAAGTTAGAGGATGAACAAGGCACCTTGCTTGCAGGCCTTTCAGCACGTACCTTCGGCAATTGGCTGATGATTGATAACCTGTGGGTAAGCGATGCACTACGTGGCCAACAGATCGGCAGCCAAATACTTAACGAAGCTGAGCACATAGCCAAAGAGCGCGGTTGCATCTACGCAATTTTAGACACCCTAAACTTTCAGGCCAAGCCCTTCTATGAGTCGCGTGGCTATCAGTTACAATGGACACTAGAAGCCTATCCAGCCACTGGATGTAAATATTTCATGACCAAAGCATTGTCGAGTGTTCAAACTAACAATTAA
- a CDS encoding class I SAM-dependent methyltransferase produces the protein MDQTTKKVKSMYERYPYPSGDPSIRAGFDARLLLSYVTKKKDVNTQLNVLDAGCGRGPGVLGAASLQPDVMFTAIDINSVGLAEAKANAEARGLTNVNFVQADLMTLEGVDIPPGGFDVIYSSGVLHHLADPQVGLNNLASILAPHGVISLMLYGSFGRQALYRLIEGIDIISSSEDEIEDRLPLARALTEEADNTIFKGNYWQGTYRNPDIEFVDTCLNVNEVSYDIASLWKFIDSAKMKFVRWVDPDVWSVDKRFNDPVLLARLRELSEFEQYQVIERLFEIPKLELIICKADNAAAETVNIDKIESSQFAVNPEASFSVEKRNLNQSQRIECLSYKIRHSKNQSVTDPLLAQIILLLSEQTTCFTGSEIISVLSQNGADKNSAIELIYELLEKEIIFIP, from the coding sequence GTGGATCAAACGACTAAAAAAGTAAAAAGTATGTATGAAAGATATCCCTATCCATCTGGAGATCCATCCATAAGAGCGGGTTTCGATGCTAGATTACTTTTAAGTTATGTGACAAAGAAAAAAGATGTCAATACACAACTGAATGTTTTAGACGCTGGGTGCGGACGTGGCCCAGGGGTTCTTGGTGCAGCATCCCTACAACCCGATGTGATGTTCACGGCTATAGATATTAATAGTGTCGGTCTAGCGGAAGCGAAGGCTAATGCAGAGGCTCGAGGACTCACTAATGTTAATTTTGTACAAGCAGACCTGATGACACTGGAGGGAGTTGACATTCCTCCAGGAGGGTTTGATGTTATCTATTCGTCTGGCGTATTACACCATTTGGCAGACCCTCAAGTCGGTCTAAATAACTTAGCCAGTATTCTCGCTCCACACGGAGTTATCTCTTTAATGCTCTATGGCAGTTTTGGTCGACAAGCCCTATACCGACTAATTGAAGGAATCGATATTATCTCTTCTAGTGAAGATGAAATTGAGGATAGATTACCACTTGCAAGAGCATTGACAGAGGAAGCCGATAACACCATTTTTAAAGGCAACTATTGGCAAGGTACCTATAGAAACCCCGATATAGAGTTTGTCGATACTTGCCTAAATGTCAATGAAGTGAGTTACGATATCGCTTCCCTATGGAAGTTCATTGATAGCGCGAAAATGAAGTTTGTTCGTTGGGTCGATCCTGATGTCTGGTCAGTAGATAAACGTTTTAACGACCCAGTGCTATTAGCAAGACTTAGGGAGTTGAGCGAGTTTGAACAATATCAAGTAATTGAAAGATTATTCGAAATCCCAAAATTAGAGCTCATTATATGTAAAGCCGATAATGCTGCAGCTGAGACGGTAAATATAGATAAGATAGAATCCAGTCAATTTGCAGTAAATCCTGAAGCTTCATTTTCAGTGGAAAAAAGGAACTTAAACCAGTCTCAAAGGATCGAGTGCCTCAGCTATAAGATTAGGCACAGCAAGAATCAGTCGGTTACCGATCCCCTATTAGCACAAATAATATTGCTTCTTAGTGAACAGACAACATGTTTCACGGGTAGCGAGATCATCAGTGTGTTGAGTCAGAATGGCGCAGATAAAAACTCAGCTATCGAATTAATATACGAGTTGCTTGAGAAAGAGATTATTTTCATTCCCTAA
- the prmC gene encoding peptide chain release factor N(5)-glutamine methyltransferase, protein MYQTLAEALAWASSQLVEISDTAKLDAEVMLLHIIHKQRSYLYTWPDERLTSEQVTTYKQMVQRRAIGTPIAHIVGEREFWSLPFMVNPTTLIPRPDTEILVETALNLPLADNSKVLDLGTGTGAIALSLAFERNTWQITAVDKVGEAVALAKANRDNLKLPQVNILQSDWFDAITQYDFNLIVSNPPYIDEEDEHLSQGDVRFEPQSALTAGEHGYADLFHIADCARDYLAPGGYLLLEHGFGQAITVRNKMIELGYESVSTVRDFGSNDRCTLGRWPR, encoded by the coding sequence TTGTACCAGACTTTAGCTGAAGCCCTTGCGTGGGCTTCATCTCAACTTGTTGAGATCTCTGATACCGCTAAGCTTGATGCTGAAGTGATGTTATTGCATATCATTCATAAGCAGCGCAGTTATCTTTATACTTGGCCCGATGAACGTCTAACCTCTGAGCAGGTAACTACCTACAAACAGATGGTTCAGCGGCGCGCCATAGGTACGCCTATTGCGCATATTGTGGGTGAGCGTGAGTTTTGGTCGTTACCTTTTATGGTCAACCCCACCACTCTGATCCCCCGTCCAGATACCGAAATTTTGGTCGAAACAGCACTTAATCTGCCACTAGCAGATAATTCAAAGGTGCTTGATTTGGGCACAGGTACTGGGGCGATTGCACTTTCGTTGGCATTTGAACGCAATACCTGGCAAATAACCGCTGTAGACAAGGTGGGTGAAGCTGTCGCATTAGCCAAAGCCAATAGAGACAACTTAAAGCTGCCGCAGGTGAATATTTTGCAAAGTGATTGGTTTGACGCCATCACTCAATATGACTTTAACCTAATTGTCTCTAACCCTCCCTATATCGATGAAGAGGATGAACATCTTTCTCAAGGGGATGTTAGGTTCGAGCCGCAAAGTGCATTAACTGCAGGTGAGCATGGTTACGCCGATCTATTTCATATTGCCGATTGCGCGAGAGACTATTTAGCACCCGGTGGATATTTACTGTTGGAACACGGATTTGGTCAAGCCATTACTGTACGAAATAAGATGATAGAATTGGGTTATGAATCGGTGTCGACAGTCAGGGACTTTGGCAGCAATGACCGTTGTACCTTAGGCCGTTGGCCGAGATAG
- the prfA gene encoding peptide chain release factor 1, translating to MKDSVIRKLEGLLERNEEVLALLSDASIIADQERFRALSKEYSQLEDVVRTFKAYQQAEKDIESAKEMLSEDDPDLKEMAQEEIKEAKATLETLEAELQILLLPKDPKDDNNAFLEIRAGAGGDEAAIFAGDLYRMYSRYCEANRWQVEVMTLNEGEHGGFKEIIVKVSGEGVFGKLKFESGGHRVQRVPETESQGRVHTSACTVVVMPEVPEAEAISINPADLKVDTFRASGAGGQHVNKTDSAIRITHIPSGIIVECQDQRSQHKNRAQAMSVLAARIQAVEDEKRRSEEETTRRSLVASGDRSERIRTYNYPQGRVSEHRINLTLYRLNEVMEGDLNAIIEPLMQENQADMLAALGED from the coding sequence ATGAAGGACAGTGTTATTCGCAAGCTCGAAGGCTTGCTTGAGCGTAATGAAGAAGTTTTGGCGCTGTTAAGTGATGCGAGCATCATTGCCGATCAGGAGCGTTTTCGCGCTCTTTCCAAAGAGTACTCTCAACTCGAAGATGTCGTCAGGACGTTTAAAGCCTATCAGCAGGCTGAAAAGGATATTGAGTCAGCAAAAGAGATGCTAAGCGAAGATGACCCAGATCTTAAAGAGATGGCGCAAGAGGAGATAAAAGAGGCTAAAGCCACTTTAGAAACCCTCGAAGCTGAGTTGCAAATTCTGCTGCTTCCTAAAGATCCTAAAGACGATAACAACGCCTTCCTCGAAATCCGCGCTGGTGCGGGCGGTGATGAAGCGGCTATCTTTGCCGGTGATCTATACCGCATGTATAGCCGTTATTGCGAAGCTAATCGCTGGCAAGTAGAAGTCATGACACTTAATGAAGGTGAGCATGGCGGCTTTAAAGAGATCATTGTTAAGGTTTCTGGCGAAGGTGTTTTTGGTAAATTGAAATTTGAATCTGGTGGACATCGTGTACAACGTGTACCAGAAACTGAATCTCAGGGCAGGGTGCATACCTCTGCTTGTACCGTGGTTGTTATGCCTGAAGTTCCTGAAGCCGAAGCGATTTCAATTAATCCTGCCGATCTAAAGGTCGATACATTCCGCGCATCGGGTGCGGGTGGACAGCACGTTAACAAAACCGACTCGGCTATTCGTATTACGCATATTCCATCAGGCATCATTGTTGAATGCCAAGATCAACGTTCACAACACAAAAACCGTGCCCAAGCCATGAGTGTTCTGGCTGCGCGTATTCAAGCTGTTGAAGATGAGAAACGTCGTAGCGAAGAGGAAACGACTCGCCGTAGCTTAGTGGCTAGTGGGGATCGCTCTGAGCGTATTCGCACCTATAACTACCCACAAGGTCGTGTTAGCGAACATCGCATCAATTTGACCCTTTATCGCCTAAATGAAGTAATGGAAGGCGATCTTAACGCGATTATTGAGCCGCTCATGCAGGAAAACCAAGCAGATATGTTAGCAGCATTGGGCGAAGATTAA
- the hemA gene encoding glutamyl-tRNA reductase, whose product MSLVAIGINHKTATVDLREKVAFAPDKIHDAMKSLASRTKTGEAVIVSTCNRTELYCNTGEEEEVIQWLEDYHQLSHEDVLPCLYKYKGQEVVRHLMRVSAGLDSLILGEPQILGQVKQSFVKAKEAGTVAVTIDRLFQNTFSVAKKVRTETEIGAAAVSVAFAAVSMAKHIFSAISATKVLLIGAGETIELVARHLKDNGVDSMIVANRTISRAEAMCEEFGATAITLEQIPEYLPKADIVISSTASPLPILGKGMVEKALKQRRHQPMLLVDIAVPRDIEAEVGDLDDAFLYTVDDLQSIIEQNMASRREAAEQAEVIVEEESHLFMEWIRSLESVDSIREYRTQSMAIKDELVERAINKLAQGGDSEQLILELANKLTNKLIHAPTQALTAASRRGDLNSIGQLRTALGLDKD is encoded by the coding sequence ATGAGCCTTGTAGCAATCGGTATTAATCATAAAACAGCCACCGTAGACCTACGCGAAAAAGTAGCGTTTGCGCCTGATAAAATTCATGATGCGATGAAAAGCCTTGCCAGCCGCACTAAGACTGGTGAAGCAGTGATCGTCTCAACCTGTAATCGTACCGAACTTTACTGTAATACGGGTGAAGAGGAGGAGGTTATTCAATGGTTGGAGGATTATCATCAACTTTCTCATGAAGATGTCTTGCCGTGCCTTTATAAATATAAGGGGCAAGAGGTGGTGCGGCATCTGATGCGCGTATCAGCGGGGCTGGACTCTCTTATCTTGGGTGAACCGCAAATTCTTGGTCAGGTGAAGCAGTCTTTTGTTAAAGCAAAAGAGGCGGGTACGGTTGCTGTAACGATAGATCGTCTGTTTCAAAATACCTTTTCGGTAGCGAAAAAGGTTCGTACAGAGACCGAAATTGGCGCTGCAGCTGTTTCGGTTGCCTTTGCGGCTGTCAGCATGGCTAAGCATATCTTCTCAGCAATCAGTGCGACAAAGGTGTTGCTTATTGGTGCGGGTGAGACCATAGAGCTTGTTGCTCGTCATTTAAAGGATAATGGCGTTGACTCAATGATTGTTGCCAACCGCACCATTTCACGTGCCGAAGCTATGTGTGAAGAGTTTGGCGCAACAGCAATTACGCTAGAACAGATACCAGAGTATCTCCCTAAAGCTGATATCGTGATATCCTCTACCGCCAGCCCACTACCAATACTTGGTAAAGGCATGGTAGAAAAAGCGCTGAAACAGCGTCGTCATCAACCTATGTTATTGGTTGATATAGCAGTTCCTAGAGATATTGAAGCTGAAGTGGGGGATCTTGATGATGCCTTCCTTTACACGGTTGACGACCTGCAAAGCATTATTGAACAAAATATGGCCTCCAGACGAGAGGCTGCCGAGCAAGCTGAAGTAATTGTTGAAGAGGAATCTCATCTGTTCATGGAGTGGATCCGCTCACTAGAGTCGGTGGATAGTATCCGTGAATATCGCACCCAAAGTATGGCGATAAAAGATGAGCTGGTTGAGCGAGCGATCAATAAGTTAGCCCAAGGCGGAGATAGCGAACAGCTGATCCTCGAATTGGCCAATAAACTGACCAATAAATTGATCCATGCGCCCACTCAGGCTCTTACCGCTGCTAGTCGCCGAGGTGACCTAAACAGCATAGGGCAGTTACGTACAGCGCTTGGACTAGATAAAGACTAA
- the lolB gene encoding lipoprotein insertase outer membrane protein LolB, whose protein sequence is MNNLNYFTKIILTLPLLSSLLLGGCVSRPDINLIPVNVNSIERAKAWEMQGKLAIKTAEDKYSTNLYWLHTEYSNELRLTTMLGTTVMSLTSDTNGAKLELDGKTYRDDEPEQLLKRLTGWSIPIDTLPRWITGQISATDQVISRDEQHRPLTVQSHLGTTPWQVTFKSWQTQSGAPLPKLLELTREDIRLKIQINQWQALAESVAISPETPEKPNEQ, encoded by the coding sequence ATGAATAATTTGAACTACTTCACAAAAATCATCCTCACTTTACCCCTACTTTCGAGCTTACTGCTTGGTGGTTGTGTCAGCAGACCCGATATAAACTTGATTCCTGTTAACGTAAACAGTATCGAGAGAGCAAAAGCTTGGGAGATGCAGGGCAAACTAGCCATCAAAACAGCGGAGGATAAATATAGTACTAACCTCTATTGGCTCCATACTGAATACAGTAATGAGCTTAGACTCACGACCATGCTCGGCACTACAGTAATGTCGCTAACCAGTGACACCAATGGAGCTAAGCTTGAACTTGATGGAAAAACCTATCGAGATGACGAGCCAGAACAGTTACTTAAGCGGCTGACAGGTTGGTCTATTCCTATTGATACCCTGCCGAGATGGATAACCGGACAGATATCGGCGACAGATCAAGTGATCAGCAGAGATGAGCAGCATAGACCGTTAACGGTACAGTCTCATTTGGGAACCACTCCTTGGCAGGTGACATTCAAAAGCTGGCAAACGCAAAGCGGAGCGCCGTTACCTAAGCTACTTGAGCTTACCCGAGAAGATATTCGTTTAAAAATTCAGATTAATCAGTGGCAAGCTCTCGCCGAAAGCGTCGCTATATCACCAGAGACACCAGAGAAACCCAATGAGCAATAA
- the ispE gene encoding 4-(cytidine 5'-diphospho)-2-C-methyl-D-erythritol kinase codes for MSNNISRAWPAPAKLNLFLHINGRRTDGYHELQTLFQFVDHCDLLDFAVNKSGEITLHSNIGDVVANSDNLILKAAKSLQQRSATSFGAEIWLDKKLPMGGGIGGGSSDAATTLVALNHLWNTQLSLQELAEIGLSLGADVPVFINGLSAFAEGVGEKLITVDVPEPWYLVLTPDVHISTAEVFQDPQLPRDTPKLTLVDLMSNDWHNDCQQLVAARHPQVAKALAWLIEYAPSRMTGTGACVFGSFDTREQAEQVFAQMPADMSGFIAKGTNKSPLMLRLAQC; via the coding sequence ATGAGCAATAATATTTCACGAGCCTGGCCTGCGCCAGCGAAGCTGAATCTGTTTCTGCATATTAATGGCCGTCGCACCGATGGTTATCATGAACTGCAAACCCTGTTTCAATTTGTCGACCATTGCGACCTGCTGGATTTTGCCGTCAATAAAAGTGGCGAAATCACATTACATTCTAATATTGGTGATGTTGTTGCAAATAGCGATAACTTAATTCTGAAAGCCGCAAAATCATTACAACAACGATCAGCAACCTCTTTTGGTGCAGAGATATGGCTTGACAAAAAATTGCCTATGGGTGGTGGAATTGGGGGCGGTTCATCGGACGCAGCAACAACATTAGTTGCGCTTAATCATTTATGGAATACCCAATTATCCCTGCAAGAACTCGCTGAAATCGGGTTATCTTTAGGCGCTGATGTTCCTGTTTTTATTAATGGTTTATCGGCATTTGCAGAGGGAGTCGGCGAGAAGCTTATTACCGTTGACGTCCCCGAACCTTGGTATCTTGTACTCACTCCAGATGTGCACATTTCTACAGCAGAAGTGTTTCAAGATCCACAATTACCAAGAGATACCCCTAAGCTAACTTTAGTTGATTTAATGAGCAATGATTGGCACAACGACTGCCAACAACTGGTCGCAGCTCGCCACCCCCAAGTTGCCAAAGCGTTAGCGTGGCTGATAGAATATGCGCCGTCGAGAATGACTGGAACCGGAGCATGCGTTTTCGGATCATTCGATACTCGCGAACAAGCAGAGCAAGTTTTTGCCCAAATGCCTGCCGATATGAGCGGTTTTATCGCGAAAGGGACAAATAAATCACCACTAATGCTACGCTTAGCGCAGTGTTAA